The Hydrogenophaga crocea genome contains a region encoding:
- the pyk gene encoding pyruvate kinase → MPTRATKIVATLGPASSDPALLEAMIRAGVNVVRLNFSHGTAQDHIDRAALVREAAQRAGREVGIMADLQGPKIRVGKFAQGKIQLVPGEKFVLDAARTEPGDQAGVGLDYKELPRDVKPGDTLLLNDGLIVLTVDAVQGAAVHTTVKLGGELSNNKGINKQGGGLTAPALTAKDMDDIKTAMGLKADYVAVSFPKNATDMELARQLCAVAGGGHKPGLIAKIERAEAIPELANILKASDGIMVARGDLAVEVGNAAVPALQKHMIRLAREMDKVVITATQMMESMIVNPVPTRAEVSDVANAVLDGTDAVMLSAETAAGRFPLETVKEMAAICLEAEKADLHELGADFQGKTFTRIDHSIAMGALFTAHHLGAKAIVALTDSGSTALWMSRHIVRTPIYAMTPNLNTQRRMTLYRNVRPLLMETNVDRDNALADAEAHLKKRGIVQSGDVYAITVGEPMGQPGGTNTLKICRAA, encoded by the coding sequence ATGCCCACCCGCGCCACCAAGATCGTCGCCACGCTCGGCCCTGCGTCCAGCGACCCCGCCCTGCTTGAAGCCATGATCCGCGCCGGCGTCAACGTGGTGCGGCTGAACTTCTCGCACGGCACGGCGCAAGACCACATCGACCGCGCGGCGCTGGTGCGCGAAGCGGCCCAGCGCGCTGGCCGCGAGGTCGGCATCATGGCCGACCTGCAGGGCCCCAAGATCCGCGTCGGCAAGTTCGCGCAGGGCAAGATCCAGCTGGTGCCGGGCGAGAAGTTCGTGCTCGACGCCGCGCGCACCGAGCCCGGCGACCAGGCCGGTGTGGGCCTGGACTACAAGGAACTGCCGCGCGACGTGAAGCCCGGCGACACCCTGCTGCTCAACGACGGCCTGATCGTGCTCACGGTTGACGCGGTGCAAGGCGCCGCGGTGCACACCACGGTGAAGCTCGGCGGCGAGCTGTCCAACAACAAGGGCATCAACAAGCAGGGCGGCGGCCTCACCGCGCCCGCGCTCACCGCCAAGGACATGGACGACATCAAGACCGCCATGGGCCTCAAGGCCGACTACGTGGCGGTGAGCTTTCCCAAGAACGCCACCGACATGGAGCTCGCGCGCCAGCTCTGCGCGGTGGCCGGCGGCGGCCACAAGCCGGGTCTGATCGCCAAGATCGAGCGCGCCGAGGCCATCCCCGAGCTCGCCAACATCCTCAAGGCCTCCGACGGCATCATGGTCGCGCGCGGCGACCTCGCGGTCGAGGTGGGCAACGCGGCCGTGCCCGCGCTGCAAAAGCACATGATCCGGCTCGCGCGCGAGATGGACAAGGTGGTGATCACCGCCACGCAGATGATGGAAAGCATGATCGTGAACCCGGTGCCCACGCGCGCCGAGGTGAGCGACGTGGCCAACGCCGTGCTCGACGGCACCGACGCCGTGATGCTCAGCGCCGAGACCGCGGCGGGCCGCTTCCCGCTCGAGACGGTGAAGGAAATGGCCGCGATCTGCCTCGAGGCCGAGAAGGCCGACCTGCACGAGCTCGGTGCCGACTTTCAGGGCAAGACCTTCACGCGCATCGACCACAGCATCGCCATGGGCGCGCTGTTCACCGCGCACCACCTGGGGGCCAAGGCCATCGTGGCACTGACCGACTCGGGCTCCACCGCGCTGTGGATGAGCCGGCACATCGTGCGCACGCCCATCTACGCGATGACGCCCAATCTCAACACGCAGCGCCGCATGACGCTCTACCGCAACGTGCGCCCGCTGCTGATGGAGACCAACGTCGACCGCGACAACGCGCTGGCCGACGCCGAGGCCCACCTCAAGAAGCGCGGCATCGTGCAGAGCGGCGACGTCTACGCCATCACCGTGGGCGAGCCCATGGGCCAGCCCGGCGGCACCAACACGCTCAAGATCTGCCGCGCGGCCTGA
- a CDS encoding response regulator transcription factor, with protein sequence MSSPLRTFIVEDNLLIFDNLVSTLKELAGVEVIGHARDEANAVQWMQQREPFDLMIVDIYLLSGSGLGVLKAAQEAGLAGRRVVLTNRATPDMRRRCSQLGADRVFDKSCELEELISYCERIADGTATSPGELH encoded by the coding sequence GTGTCCTCTCCCCTGCGCACCTTCATCGTTGAAGACAACCTGCTGATCTTCGACAACCTGGTTTCCACCCTGAAGGAGCTGGCCGGTGTCGAGGTGATCGGGCACGCCCGCGACGAGGCGAACGCGGTGCAATGGATGCAGCAGCGCGAACCCTTCGATCTCATGATCGTGGACATCTATCTGCTGTCGGGCTCCGGCCTGGGCGTGCTCAAGGCGGCGCAGGAAGCCGGCCTGGCGGGCCGCCGTGTGGTGCTCACCAACCGCGCCACGCCCGACATGCGCCGGCGCTGCTCCCAGCTCGGCGCCGATCGCGTGTTCGACAAGTCCTGCGAACTGGAAGAGTTGATCAGCTACTGCGAGCGCATCGCCGACGGCACGGCCACCTCACCGGGCGAACTGCATTGA
- a CDS encoding BON domain-containing protein: MKLTHALLAASAAVLVIQTTGCAVARDQQSVGAYIDDATITTRVKAKFAEDKTVSAMAINVETLNGTVQLSGFAKTNAEKSAAAQLASSVSGVKSVRNDIVVR; the protein is encoded by the coding sequence ATGAAACTGACCCACGCCCTTCTCGCCGCCAGCGCGGCGGTCCTCGTGATCCAGACCACCGGCTGCGCCGTCGCGCGCGACCAGCAGTCCGTTGGCGCCTACATCGACGACGCGACCATCACCACCCGTGTGAAGGCCAAGTTCGCCGAGGACAAGACCGTGAGCGCCATGGCGATCAACGTCGAAACGCTCAACGGCACAGTGCAGCTCTCGGGCTTCGCCAAGACCAACGCCGAGAAAAGCGCCGCGGCCCAGCTGGCCTCCAGCGTCTCGGGCGTGAAGTCGGTGCGCAACGACATCGTCGTGCGCTGA
- a CDS encoding DUF1328 domain-containing protein: MLHYAVVFFVIALIAALLGFGGIAAGAAGIAKILFVVFLVFALITFVAGLLRR, translated from the coding sequence ATGCTGCACTACGCCGTGGTCTTTTTCGTCATCGCCCTCATCGCGGCCCTGCTGGGCTTCGGGGGCATCGCCGCCGGTGCCGCGGGCATCGCCAAGATCCTCTTCGTGGTCTTCCTGGTGTTCGCGCTGATCACCTTTGTGGCGGGGCTGTTGCGCCGCTGA
- a CDS encoding CHASE3 domain-containing protein codes for MPWSAALAVVLALGVFAGTEWTYQRAIDSLVNLGGRGIARTAAQNVIRSLLDLESAQRGYLLTGRQQYLAPYESAGAELDVAIRRLREHYRHDPELSRLVDTLQQRAQEKVSETAETLSLYKAGSTQAWQGLMLTDIGREKMEAVRRAADVLLMTEERRIAAERVAIYRTLGVGRVSVHLLALLSLLGYVFFLRNNAALQASQAAHATQLQEERDSLERQVALRTTALRNLAGHHVTAREDERGRVARELHDEMGGLLTAMKLELARLRRVPDVPPLALERLAGIEQRLNEGIAVKRRIVENLRPSSLDQLGLIPALEMLCSDAAGVLGIPVQAELSPVSLCKDSELTVYRLVQESLTNISKYAQATQVRVRLLQEGDLVRVTVQDNGRGFDTSVVPPGHHGLLGMRVRVESHAGHFDLISAPGQGTRVEADLPAKPADHREDAGPAQA; via the coding sequence ATGCCCTGGTCGGCGGCCCTGGCCGTGGTGCTGGCGCTCGGTGTGTTCGCGGGCACCGAATGGACCTACCAGCGCGCGATCGACTCGCTGGTCAACCTGGGCGGGCGCGGCATCGCGCGCACGGCGGCGCAGAACGTCATCCGCAGCCTGCTCGACCTCGAGTCGGCCCAGCGCGGCTACCTGCTCACCGGCCGCCAGCAGTACCTCGCGCCCTATGAAAGCGCGGGCGCCGAACTCGACGTGGCGATCCGCCGGCTGCGCGAACACTACCGCCACGACCCCGAGCTCTCGCGCCTGGTCGACACCCTGCAGCAGCGCGCCCAGGAGAAGGTCTCGGAAACGGCCGAAACGCTCTCGCTCTACAAGGCCGGCTCCACCCAGGCCTGGCAGGGCCTGATGCTCACCGACATCGGGCGCGAGAAGATGGAAGCCGTGCGCCGCGCGGCCGACGTGCTGCTCATGACCGAAGAGCGCCGCATCGCGGCCGAACGCGTGGCCATCTACCGCACGCTGGGCGTGGGCCGTGTCTCGGTGCACCTGCTGGCCCTGCTCAGCCTGCTCGGTTATGTCTTCTTCCTGCGCAACAACGCGGCCCTGCAGGCCAGCCAGGCGGCGCACGCCACCCAACTGCAGGAAGAGCGCGACTCGCTCGAGCGCCAGGTGGCGCTGCGCACCACCGCGCTGCGCAACCTCGCGGGCCACCACGTCACCGCGCGCGAGGACGAGCGCGGCCGCGTGGCGCGCGAGCTGCACGACGAAATGGGCGGCCTGCTCACCGCGATGAAGCTCGAACTCGCGCGCCTGCGCCGTGTGCCCGACGTGCCGCCGCTGGCGCTCGAACGCCTCGCGGGCATCGAGCAGCGGCTCAACGAGGGCATCGCGGTCAAGCGCCGCATCGTCGAGAACCTGCGGCCCTCGTCGCTCGACCAGCTCGGCCTGATCCCCGCGCTCGAAATGCTGTGCAGCGACGCCGCGGGCGTGCTGGGCATTCCGGTGCAGGCCGAGCTGTCGCCCGTTTCGCTGTGCAAGGACAGCGAACTCACGGTCTACCGGCTGGTGCAGGAATCGCTCACCAACATCAGCAAGTACGCGCAGGCCACACAGGTGCGCGTGCGCCTGCTGCAGGAGGGCGACCTGGTGCGGGTGACGGTGCAGGACAACGGCCGCGGCTTCGACACCAGCGTGGTGCCGCCGGGCCACCACGGCCTGCTCGGCATGCGCGTGCGCGTCGAATCGCACGCGGGCCATTTCGACCTCATCAGCGCGCCCGGGCAGGGCACGCGCGTCGAGGCCGACCTGCCGGCCAAACCGGCCGATCACCGCGAAGACGCCGGTCCGGCCCAGGCCTGA
- a CDS encoding response regulator transcription factor produces the protein MIKVGIVDDHAIVRTGLRQFLSEHVDLRVTGEANNGREALELARGGEVDVLLMDLSMPEHGGVDALQAIKARFPDLAVLILSGFPEAQYATQLMRHGASGYLNKECSPDEIVNAIRVVARGRRYISPAVAELLADNALGEGDQAPHAALSERELQVFLRLAKGESVGGIAEAMFLSVKTVSTYRTRVLEKLKLGSNSELTYYALKNGLIQ, from the coding sequence ATGATCAAGGTAGGCATCGTCGACGACCACGCCATCGTGCGAACGGGTTTGCGCCAGTTCCTCAGCGAGCACGTGGACCTGCGCGTGACGGGTGAAGCGAACAACGGCCGCGAAGCGCTCGAACTCGCGCGCGGCGGCGAGGTCGATGTGCTGCTGATGGACCTGTCCATGCCCGAGCACGGCGGGGTCGATGCGCTGCAGGCCATCAAGGCGCGCTTCCCCGATCTGGCGGTGCTCATCCTCAGCGGCTTTCCCGAGGCGCAGTACGCCACGCAGCTCATGCGCCACGGCGCCAGCGGTTACCTCAACAAAGAGTGCTCGCCCGACGAGATCGTGAACGCCATCCGCGTGGTCGCGCGCGGGCGCCGCTACATCAGCCCCGCGGTGGCCGAGCTGCTGGCCGACAACGCGCTCGGCGAGGGCGACCAGGCGCCGCACGCGGCGCTGTCCGAGCGCGAGCTGCAGGTGTTCCTGCGGCTGGCCAAGGGCGAGAGCGTGGGCGGCATCGCCGAGGCCATGTTCCTGAGCGTGAAGACCGTGAGCACCTACCGCACGCGGGTGCTCGAAAAGCTCAAGCTCGGCAGCAACAGCGAACTCACCTACTACGCGCTCAAGAACGGCCTCATCCAGTGA
- a CDS encoding phospholipase D-like domain-containing protein produces MTPLPRPPANPGPGLARRRAWVWAWVGSALLFALGGCSALPARTPEAAGATPGRVNVQGAQGELSREQRRATLLNVAAEGRHALFEHHLRTLTRSGDADLYRGNRTRLLVDGPATFAAMKAAIAQARHRVLLQSYIFEDQGVAADVAELLLQRAAQGVQVRVIYDAVGSITTPTEFFKRLTDGGVGVCEFNPINPVRRPGHWSITHRDHRKLLVVDQDAAFTGGINISRVYGSGSAALRRSAPARTKDAADDGWRDTQIELRGPVVPAIAQVFEDTWREQGCKGELPAAQGRPAAPEPGDRVVKVLASDPRDEGNRIYTALLAAIDAAQQEVHIAMAYFAPGEAFVQALCDAAQRGVSVALVLPGRSDSRLALHAGRSYYTRLLQAGVRIHEMDQAVMHAKTAVIDGVFSTVGSSNLDWLSFVANNELNVIVLGDEFGSQMNALFDKDRRESRPVALEDWQRRGLGQRVMEGVGRLMERWL; encoded by the coding sequence ATGACGCCACTGCCACGCCCCCCTGCGAATCCCGGTCCAGGTCTGGCCCGTCGGCGTGCCTGGGTCTGGGCCTGGGTCGGCAGCGCCCTGCTGTTCGCGCTCGGCGGCTGCAGCGCGCTGCCTGCGCGCACGCCCGAGGCCGCGGGCGCCACACCTGGCCGCGTGAACGTGCAGGGCGCGCAAGGCGAGCTCTCGCGCGAGCAGCGCCGCGCGACCTTGCTCAACGTGGCCGCCGAGGGCCGGCACGCGCTGTTCGAACACCACCTGCGCACGCTCACGCGCAGCGGCGACGCCGACCTCTACCGGGGCAACCGCACCCGGCTGCTGGTGGACGGCCCCGCCACCTTCGCGGCCATGAAGGCCGCGATCGCCCAGGCGCGCCACCGCGTGCTGCTGCAGAGCTACATCTTCGAAGACCAGGGCGTGGCGGCCGACGTGGCCGAGCTGCTGCTCCAGCGCGCCGCCCAGGGCGTGCAGGTGCGTGTGATCTACGACGCCGTGGGCTCGATCACCACGCCCACCGAGTTCTTCAAGCGCCTCACCGACGGTGGCGTGGGCGTGTGCGAGTTCAACCCCATCAACCCGGTGCGCCGGCCCGGCCACTGGAGCATCACGCACCGCGACCACCGCAAGCTGCTGGTGGTCGACCAGGACGCGGCCTTCACGGGCGGCATCAACATCAGCCGCGTCTACGGCTCGGGCTCGGCCGCGTTGCGGCGCAGCGCGCCCGCACGCACCAAGGACGCCGCCGACGACGGCTGGCGCGACACGCAGATCGAGCTGCGCGGCCCGGTGGTGCCCGCGATCGCGCAGGTGTTCGAAGACACCTGGCGCGAACAGGGCTGCAAGGGCGAACTGCCCGCGGCCCAGGGCCGGCCCGCGGCGCCCGAGCCCGGCGACCGCGTGGTCAAGGTGCTCGCGAGCGACCCGCGCGACGAAGGCAACCGCATTTACACCGCGCTGCTCGCGGCGATCGACGCCGCGCAGCAAGAGGTGCACATCGCCATGGCCTACTTCGCGCCGGGCGAGGCCTTCGTGCAGGCGCTGTGCGACGCGGCGCAGCGCGGCGTGTCGGTGGCGCTGGTGCTGCCCGGGCGCAGCGATTCGCGCCTGGCGCTGCACGCGGGGCGCTCGTACTACACGCGGTTGCTGCAGGCGGGCGTGCGCATCCACGAGATGGACCAGGCCGTGATGCACGCCAAGACCGCGGTGATCGACGGCGTGTTCTCCACCGTGGGGTCGAGCAACCTCGACTGGCTGAGCTTCGTGGCCAACAACGAGCTCAACGTGATCGTGCTCGGCGACGAATTCGGCAGCCAGATGAACGCGCTGTTCGACAAGGACCGCCGCGAGTCGCGCCCCGTCGCGCTCGAGGACTGGCAGCGCCGTGGCCTCGGTCAGCGCGTCATGGAAGGCGTGGGGCGGCTGATGGAGCGCTGGCTCTGA
- a CDS encoding alpha/beta hydrolase: protein MPDLIRRGLTALGLLPLLQACSPLRVIDALVPSDTHTRVPDQAYGPDPRQRLDVYLPARPLPQAPIAVFFYGGSWTTGERADYRFAGEALASRGIVTVVPDYRLSPAVRYPGFVRDSALALHWAREHAREFGADPERLYVTGHSAGAYNAAMLALDPRWLGEVGLQPGQLAGWAGLAGPYDFLPIVQAETRVAFEWPDTPPDSQPLFHAQRLRGAAPPALLLAPQKDPLVDPRRNTEALAAALQARGVPVQHALLPRVNHATLVATLAPPLRPLAPTLERLAGFMGVPPQAQS from the coding sequence ATGCCCGATCTCATCCGCCGCGGACTCACCGCCCTGGGCCTGCTGCCGCTGCTGCAGGCCTGCTCGCCGCTGCGCGTCATCGACGCGCTGGTGCCCTCCGACACCCACACGCGCGTGCCCGACCAGGCCTATGGCCCCGATCCGCGCCAGCGCCTGGACGTGTACCTGCCCGCGCGACCCTTGCCGCAGGCGCCCATCGCGGTGTTCTTCTACGGCGGCAGCTGGACCACCGGCGAACGCGCCGACTACCGCTTCGCGGGTGAGGCCCTGGCATCGCGCGGCATCGTCACCGTGGTGCCCGACTACCGGCTCAGCCCCGCGGTGCGCTACCCCGGCTTCGTGCGCGACAGCGCGCTCGCGCTGCACTGGGCTCGCGAGCACGCGCGCGAATTCGGCGCCGACCCTGAGCGGCTCTACGTGACCGGCCACAGCGCGGGCGCCTACAACGCGGCCATGCTCGCGCTCGACCCGCGCTGGCTGGGCGAGGTGGGCCTGCAGCCCGGGCAGCTCGCGGGCTGGGCCGGCCTGGCCGGCCCCTACGATTTCCTGCCCATCGTGCAGGCCGAAACCCGCGTGGCCTTCGAATGGCCCGACACCCCGCCCGACTCGCAGCCGCTGTTCCACGCACAGCGGCTGCGCGGCGCGGCCCCGCCCGCGCTGCTGCTGGCGCCGCAGAAAGACCCGCTGGTGGATCCGCGGCGCAACACGGAGGCGCTGGCCGCCGCGCTGCAGGCGCGCGGTGTGCCGGTGCAACACGCGCTGCTGCCGCGCGTGAACCACGCCACGCTGGTCGCCACGCTGGCCCCGCCGCTGCGGCCCCTGGCCCCGACACTCGAACGCCTCGCCGGCTTCATGGGCGTCCCGCCACAGGCCCAAAGCTAG
- a CDS encoding DUF481 domain-containing protein — MCSRRPRFLPLGFALLLAPALAQAQVTLKPDGQWRYLLTAGANVSSGNNNAGSLNLSAEGARQTGNDKWTWDAKADRARAGGNDTIERYGLRTQYNRDFGIDWFGFGAGELLSDRLANIQGRSAVSTGVGRHVWRDGRGFFDVSGGVGYAYDRFVNPTVVAGEVRDRYGRLELVLAEESSHRLTDTTSFRQKFALYPDLRDRGKYRAVFDTGLTVAMTQTINLSAGLSYRYDSDPGTNLKKGDAMFVTGLSMRFD, encoded by the coding sequence ATGTGTTCCCGCCGCCCCCGCTTCCTGCCACTGGGCTTCGCGCTGCTGCTCGCGCCCGCGCTCGCGCAGGCCCAGGTCACGCTCAAGCCCGACGGCCAGTGGCGCTACCTGCTCACCGCGGGCGCCAACGTCTCGTCGGGCAACAACAACGCGGGCTCGCTCAACCTCTCGGCCGAAGGGGCGCGGCAGACCGGCAACGACAAATGGACCTGGGACGCCAAGGCCGACCGCGCGCGCGCCGGCGGCAACGACACCATCGAGCGCTACGGCCTGCGCACCCAGTACAACCGCGACTTCGGCATCGACTGGTTCGGTTTCGGCGCCGGCGAGCTGCTGAGCGACCGGCTCGCCAACATCCAGGGCCGCAGCGCGGTGTCCACCGGCGTGGGCCGGCACGTGTGGCGCGACGGGCGCGGCTTCTTCGACGTTTCGGGCGGTGTCGGTTACGCCTACGACCGCTTCGTCAACCCGACGGTGGTGGCCGGCGAGGTGCGCGATCGCTACGGCCGCCTCGAGCTCGTGCTGGCCGAGGAGTCGAGCCACCGCCTCACCGACACCACGAGCTTTCGCCAGAAGTTCGCGCTCTACCCCGACCTGCGCGACCGCGGCAAGTACCGCGCGGTGTTCGACACCGGCCTGACCGTGGCCATGACCCAGACCATCAACCTCTCGGCCGGCCTGAGCTACCGCTACGACAGCGACCCGGGCACCAACCTCAAGAAGGGCGACGCGATGTTCGTGACCGGGTTGTCGATGCGCTTCGACTGA
- a CDS encoding CsbD family protein has product MNWDRIEGNWKQVKGKVIEKWGKLTDDDFDVIKGKREQLAGKIQERYGVAKDVAESQVAEWERSASDDWFDAPARNKRH; this is encoded by the coding sequence ATGAACTGGGACCGCATCGAAGGCAACTGGAAGCAAGTCAAGGGCAAGGTGATCGAGAAGTGGGGCAAGCTCACCGACGACGACTTCGACGTCATCAAGGGCAAGCGCGAACAACTCGCCGGCAAGATCCAGGAACGCTACGGCGTGGCCAAGGACGTGGCCGAAAGCCAGGTGGCCGAGTGGGAGCGCAGCGCGAGCGACGACTGGTTCGACGCGCCCGCCCGCAACAAGCGCCACTGA
- the fba gene encoding class II fructose-bisphosphate aldolase (catalyzes the reversible aldol condensation of dihydroxyacetonephosphate and glyceraldehyde 3-phosphate in the Calvin cycle, glycolysis, and/or gluconeogenesis), with protein sequence MALVSMRELLDHAAANGYGIPAFNVNNLEQVQAVMAAADEVGAPVILQASAGARKYAGEPFIKHLIQAAIEMYPHIPLVMHQDHGQSPDVCRGAIDLGFSSVMMDGSLEADGKTIASYDYNVDVTRKVVDMAHKLGVTVEGELGCLGSLETMKGDKEDGHGTDATMTREQLLTDPEQAADFVKKTQLDALAIAIGTSHGAYKFTRKPTGDILAIDRIAEIHRRLPNTHLVMHGSSSVPQELLAQINQYGGKMKETYGVPVEEIQKAIQFGVRKINIDTDIRLAMTGAVRKFLTENPDKFDAREWLKPAREAAKQVCKQRYIEFGCEGQAGKIKGEPLQVVAAKYAKGELAQVVN encoded by the coding sequence ATGGCCCTCGTCTCCATGCGCGAACTGCTCGACCATGCCGCCGCCAACGGCTATGGCATCCCGGCGTTCAACGTGAACAACCTCGAACAGGTGCAGGCCGTGATGGCCGCGGCCGACGAAGTGGGCGCGCCGGTGATCCTGCAGGCCAGCGCGGGCGCTCGCAAGTACGCGGGCGAGCCCTTCATCAAGCACCTGATCCAGGCCGCGATCGAGATGTACCCGCACATCCCGCTCGTGATGCACCAGGACCACGGCCAGAGCCCCGACGTCTGCCGCGGTGCGATCGACCTCGGCTTCTCGTCCGTGATGATGGACGGCAGCCTTGAGGCCGACGGCAAGACCATCGCCAGCTACGACTACAACGTCGACGTGACCCGCAAGGTGGTGGACATGGCCCACAAGCTGGGCGTGACGGTCGAAGGCGAGCTGGGCTGCCTGGGCAGCCTGGAAACCATGAAAGGCGACAAGGAAGACGGCCACGGCACCGACGCCACCATGACGCGCGAGCAGCTGCTGACCGACCCCGAGCAGGCCGCCGACTTCGTCAAGAAGACCCAGCTCGACGCGCTCGCCATCGCCATCGGCACCAGCCACGGCGCCTACAAGTTCACCCGCAAGCCCACGGGCGACATCCTGGCCATCGACCGCATCGCCGAGATCCACCGCCGCCTGCCCAACACCCACCTGGTGATGCACGGTTCGTCCAGCGTGCCGCAGGAACTGCTGGCGCAGATCAACCAGTACGGCGGCAAGATGAAGGAAACCTACGGCGTGCCCGTCGAGGAAATCCAGAAGGCCATCCAGTTCGGCGTGCGCAAGATCAACATCGACACCGACATCCGCCTGGCCATGACCGGCGCGGTGCGCAAGTTCCTCACCGAGAACCCCGACAAGTTCGACGCCCGCGAATGGCTCAAGCCCGCGCGCGAGGCCGCCAAGCAGGTCTGCAAGCAGCGCTACATCGAGTTCGGCTGCGAAGGCCAGGCCGGCAAGATCAAGGGCGAGCCGCTGCAGGTGGTGGCCGCCAAGTACGCCAAGGGCGAACTGGCGCAAGTGGTGAACTGA
- a CDS encoding BON domain-containing protein, giving the protein MNSTLRLSALTAALAASALVVACGEREDATIGQRVDNASEQVQQSANQMGQDARQAGQELKAAGSEAMDTIARGAADAAITAKVNAALAADDQLKALSIDVDTTNGRVSLEGKAPNAEARARATTLASAVEGVVQVDNRLTIEGQG; this is encoded by the coding sequence ATGAACAGCACCCTCCGCCTCAGCGCCCTCACCGCCGCCCTCGCCGCGTCCGCCCTGGTCGTGGCCTGCGGTGAACGCGAAGACGCCACCATCGGCCAACGCGTGGACAACGCAAGCGAGCAGGTCCAGCAGTCGGCCAACCAGATGGGCCAGGACGCCCGCCAGGCCGGCCAGGAACTGAAAGCCGCCGGCAGCGAGGCCATGGACACCATCGCCCGCGGCGCTGCCGACGCCGCGATCACCGCCAAGGTGAACGCCGCGCTCGCCGCCGACGACCAGCTGAAGGCGTTGAGCATCGACGTCGACACCACCAACGGCCGCGTGTCGCTGGAGGGCAAGGCCCCCAACGCCGAAGCGCGCGCCCGCGCCACGACCCTGGCCTCCGCCGTCGAAGGCGTGGTCCAGGTCGACAACCGCCTGACCATCGAAGGCCAGGGCTAA
- a CDS encoding IclR family transcriptional regulator produces MGRQRLTPPTPDAGADPAQDRRFVTALARGLALLRCFGPADRWLAHQALARRSGLPQATVSRLTFTLCSLGYLRHRAATGEYALGPAVLTLGFSMLSNFQIGRIARPFMEALAEHTQAAISLGVRHDTSVVYVAHCRSTARLLLGLDVGTRLPFAETAMGRAMWCASTPGMRALIARRLQAEDAVRWPAREAGLRRAEADHAQCGYVASASEWEQEIAAIGVALDLGDGREPLALTVGGPAARLRGALLHEDFAPALVRTGREIVAAIQAAAWED; encoded by the coding sequence ATGGGCCGACAGCGCCTGACCCCGCCCACCCCGGACGCCGGCGCCGACCCCGCCCAGGACCGCCGCTTCGTGACCGCGCTCGCGCGCGGCCTGGCGCTGCTGCGCTGCTTCGGCCCGGCGGACCGCTGGCTCGCGCACCAGGCGCTCGCCCGGCGCAGCGGCCTGCCGCAGGCCACGGTCTCGCGACTGACGTTCACGCTGTGCAGCCTGGGCTACCTGCGCCACCGCGCCGCCACCGGCGAGTACGCGCTCGGCCCCGCGGTGCTCACGCTGGGCTTCAGCATGCTGTCGAACTTCCAGATCGGGCGCATCGCGCGGCCCTTCATGGAGGCGCTGGCCGAGCACACGCAGGCCGCGATCTCGCTCGGGGTGCGGCACGACACCTCGGTGGTCTACGTGGCGCATTGCCGCAGCACGGCGCGGCTGCTGCTGGGCCTGGACGTGGGCACGCGGCTGCCGTTCGCCGAAACGGCCATGGGACGCGCGATGTGGTGTGCGTCGACGCCGGGCATGCGCGCGCTGATCGCGCGCCGGCTGCAGGCCGAAGACGCGGTGCGCTGGCCCGCGCGCGAGGCCGGCCTGCGGCGCGCCGAAGCCGACCACGCGCAGTGCGGCTACGTGGCCTCGGCCTCGGAATGGGAGCAGGAGATCGCCGCGATCGGTGTGGCGCTGGACCTGGGCGACGGCCGCGAGCCGCTGGCGCTCACCGTGGGCGGGCCGGCGGCGCGGCTGCGCGGTGCGCTGCTGCACGAGGATTTCGCGCCCGCGCTGGTGCGCACGGGACGCGAGATCGTGGCGGCCATCCAGGCCGCCGCGTGGGAGGACTGA